The following are from one region of the Ferrimicrobium sp. genome:
- a CDS encoding LLM class flavin-dependent oxidoreductase produces MQFGIFLPPFHEFADPQAVVELAVTAEQAGWDGIFLWDHMLSEPGFAVGDPWITMAAIASATSRLRIGAMVTPLARRRPWVVARQIATLDILCGGRLVVGVGLGDDGWHEFSAFNECVDPKDRAQQLDESLELLRRFATGEPVDFDGIAYQVHAPAFLPRPLQQPVPIWVAGRWPNRKPLTRAARFQGYFPIFHTPEPPVMPELDDLSTIRASLGPAGDDLDLVVRYAMSGSSDPQAEAGQLKAHGVTWILEAFGAFGPDAATIREVVAQGPAGKS; encoded by the coding sequence ATGCAGTTTGGAATCTTCCTTCCACCGTTTCATGAGTTTGCTGACCCTCAAGCCGTTGTCGAGCTCGCCGTCACCGCTGAGCAGGCCGGCTGGGATGGCATCTTCCTGTGGGATCACATGCTCAGTGAACCCGGTTTCGCCGTTGGCGACCCCTGGATCACGATGGCGGCAATTGCCAGCGCAACGAGTCGGCTCCGCATTGGAGCCATGGTGACCCCACTTGCACGACGGCGACCCTGGGTCGTTGCGCGTCAGATCGCGACCCTCGACATCCTCTGTGGTGGAAGGCTCGTCGTTGGAGTTGGGCTCGGGGATGATGGATGGCATGAGTTTAGTGCCTTCAACGAATGCGTCGACCCAAAGGACCGTGCGCAACAACTCGACGAATCGCTCGAGTTGCTCCGAAGGTTTGCCACTGGCGAGCCGGTGGACTTTGACGGTATCGCCTACCAAGTGCATGCTCCAGCATTTCTTCCTCGGCCCCTGCAACAACCAGTCCCTATCTGGGTAGCTGGCCGTTGGCCGAACCGCAAACCATTGACGAGAGCAGCTCGTTTTCAAGGCTATTTTCCGATCTTTCACACCCCAGAACCACCGGTGATGCCCGAACTCGATGACCTATCGACGATCCGTGCGTCGCTTGGGCCTGCCGGCGACGACCTCGACCTCGTCGTCCGGTATGCGATGTCGGGCTCTAGTGATCCCCAGGCCGAGGCCGGTCAACTGAAAGCACACGGCGTCACGTGGATCCTCGAGGCCTTCGGAGCCTTCGGCCCAGACGCCGCAACGATCCGTGAGGTCGTCGCCCAAGGGCCAGCAGGTAAGTCCTAA
- a CDS encoding sirohydrochlorin chelatase, whose amino-acid sequence MNTNGLLLMGHGTKSPHGQAQFLELVDLARQRFDGQVQGGFIELAQPSMFEAADELARSGISDLIIAPVILLPAGHLKDDAAELARHVRANWPNISVHLASDLGTNNELLDCFNQRINVVSDDADGILVVGRGSTDATANAELHAITRLITEARDYPITQTAFISLAPPTVTAGLEQLVKLGAHHIVVAPYFLFHGVLLDRIAEEALRWGADTGHRITVSAEFGPDPLVLDALWLRIREVSGEHVRTSCDTCLYRRTTLPLGTSA is encoded by the coding sequence TTGAACACTAATGGATTGCTGTTGATGGGTCACGGGACAAAATCCCCACATGGACAGGCCCAGTTCCTTGAGCTGGTGGATCTCGCACGTCAACGCTTCGACGGACAGGTGCAGGGTGGGTTTATCGAGCTCGCCCAACCGTCGATGTTTGAGGCCGCTGACGAGCTGGCGCGCAGCGGCATCAGCGACCTCATCATTGCACCGGTCATTCTGTTGCCGGCCGGACACCTGAAAGATGACGCCGCCGAGTTGGCGCGTCACGTGCGGGCCAACTGGCCCAACATCAGCGTCCATCTCGCCTCAGATCTTGGAACCAACAACGAACTCCTGGACTGCTTCAACCAACGCATCAATGTCGTCTCCGATGATGCCGATGGCATCTTGGTCGTCGGCCGCGGATCAACTGATGCCACCGCGAACGCCGAACTGCATGCCATAACACGACTGATTACCGAGGCCAGAGACTACCCAATCACCCAGACCGCCTTTATCTCGCTGGCGCCGCCGACCGTCACGGCGGGGCTCGAGCAGCTCGTCAAGCTCGGTGCTCATCACATCGTGGTTGCACCATACTTCCTTTTCCACGGCGTGCTGCTCGATCGGATCGCCGAAGAAGCTCTTCGCTGGGGGGCCGACACCGGTCATCGCATTACCGTCAGCGCTGAATTCGGACCTGACCCCTTGGTGTTGGATGCCCTGTGGCTGCGCATTCGCGAGGTATCCGGAGAACACGTCCGCACCAGCTGTGATACCTGTCTCTACCGCCGCACCACACTACCGCTGGGTACCTCCGCCTAG